One region of Brachybacterium saurashtrense genomic DNA includes:
- the rpsR gene encoding 30S ribosomal protein S18, with amino-acid sequence MAKPVLRKPKKKQNPLKAAGLETVDYKDAALLRKFISDRGKIRARRVTGVSVQEQRKIAKAVKNAREIALLPYSTSGR; translated from the coding sequence ATGGCCAAGCCTGTTCTTCGCAAGCCGAAGAAGAAGCAGAACCCGCTGAAGGCCGCCGGTCTCGAGACCGTCGACTACAAGGACGCCGCGCTGCTGCGCAAGTTCATCTCCGACCGCGGAAAGATCCGCGCCCGTCGGGTCACCGGCGTCTCCGTCCAGGAGCAGCGCAAGATCGCGAAGGCCGTGAAGAACGCCCGCGAGATCGCCCTGCTGCCGTACTCGACCTCCGGTCGCTGA
- a CDS encoding amino acid permease: MSTSTTDTDQRTDGHLARSLGHGQMAMIAMGSALGTGLFLGSGEAIGIAGPAVIVSFAIGSLIAATIALAMGEMASRHPVRGGFGTLAARYLSPFWGYLTRWLYWIVTVCVTGAELVACAAYLAYWVPAIPIWAGILLFAAVIIAINLASVGSFGVIEFFLSSIKVIAVFVFILVGAVLVTVGLPSQPAAGFAELTADGGFAPNGWAAVWLALSVVMFSFGGIELLSITAAEAKDPARSIRTAARTTIVRLAFFYVSAIGIVLCLVPWRQAAGAGEDVTTSPFVMVFDRVGIPGAAHVTNMLVLIAALSAANANLYAGSRILHSLASDGLAPRLAAHTTARKVPIVGIIASSAGLIGAAVLAFSGVGGVFGYMMSLVVFSVLMVWALILVTYLAFRRRGMAGGTFRMPGGRLSALVGLAGLAAVFATVAVSTSMQIAALVGVPAVVLATALFFTVLRGRTDPAVIDEAFEEAESMR; encoded by the coding sequence ATGAGCACTTCGACCACCGACACCGACCAGCGCACCGACGGGCACCTCGCGCGCTCTCTCGGGCATGGCCAGATGGCGATGATCGCCATGGGCTCCGCGCTCGGCACCGGCCTGTTCCTCGGCTCCGGCGAGGCGATCGGCATCGCCGGCCCCGCAGTGATCGTCTCCTTCGCGATCGGCTCCCTGATCGCGGCCACCATCGCGCTGGCGATGGGGGAGATGGCCTCCCGTCACCCCGTGCGCGGCGGCTTCGGCACCCTCGCCGCCCGCTACCTCTCCCCGTTCTGGGGCTACCTCACGCGCTGGCTGTACTGGATCGTCACCGTGTGCGTGACCGGCGCGGAGCTGGTGGCCTGCGCGGCCTACCTCGCGTACTGGGTGCCCGCGATCCCGATCTGGGCCGGGATCCTGCTGTTCGCGGCCGTGATCATCGCGATCAACCTGGCCAGCGTGGGCTCCTTCGGGGTGATCGAGTTCTTCCTCTCCTCGATCAAGGTGATCGCGGTGTTCGTGTTCATCCTGGTGGGCGCCGTGCTGGTGACGGTGGGACTGCCCTCGCAGCCCGCGGCGGGCTTCGCGGAGCTCACGGCCGACGGGGGCTTCGCCCCGAACGGCTGGGCCGCGGTGTGGCTGGCGCTGTCGGTGGTGATGTTCTCGTTCGGCGGCATCGAGCTGCTGTCCATCACCGCGGCGGAGGCGAAGGATCCGGCCCGCTCGATCCGCACCGCGGCCCGCACCACCATCGTGCGTCTGGCCTTCTTCTACGTCTCCGCGATCGGGATCGTGCTGTGCCTGGTGCCGTGGCGGCAGGCCGCCGGCGCCGGCGAGGACGTGACCACCTCGCCGTTCGTGATGGTGTTCGACCGGGTGGGCATCCCCGGCGCCGCGCACGTGACCAACATGCTGGTGCTGATCGCCGCGCTGTCCGCCGCGAACGCGAACCTCTACGCCGGCAGCCGCATCCTGCACTCCCTGGCCTCGGACGGCCTCGCCCCGCGCCTCGCCGCGCACACCACCGCCCGGAAGGTGCCGATCGTGGGCATCATCGCGAGCTCCGCCGGCCTGATCGGCGCCGCGGTGCTCGCCTTCAGCGGGGTGGGCGGCGTGTTCGGCTACATGATGAGCCTGGTGGTGTTCTCGGTGCTCATGGTGTGGGCGCTGATCCTGGTCACCTACCTCGCGTTCCGGCGTCGGGGCATGGCCGGCGGCACCTTCCGCATGCCCGGCGGGCGGCTGAGCGCGCTGGTGGGCCTGGCGGGCCTGGCCGCCGTGTTCGCCACCGTGGCCGTGAGCACCAGCATGCAGATCGCGGCGCTGGTGGGGGTGCCCGCCGTGGTGCTGGCGACCGCCCTGTTCTTCACCGTGCTGCGCGGCCGGACCGATCCGGCGGTCATCGACGAGGCCTTCGAGGAGGCCGAGTCGATGCGCTGA
- the rplI gene encoding 50S ribosomal protein L9, with translation MTTKLILTHEVNGLGAAGDVVDVKDGYARNFLMPRGLATPWTKGGQRQLDQIRAARGKRAIASIEEAQALKATLESKPLVIAERAGQNGRLFGAVASKEVAVAAKATFDKDIDRRTVEFAAPIRSLGEHKATVRLHEDIFANLVIQVVAAKGAVKA, from the coding sequence ATGACCACCAAGCTCATCCTCACCCACGAGGTCAACGGACTCGGTGCCGCCGGCGACGTCGTCGACGTCAAGGACGGCTACGCCCGCAACTTCCTCATGCCCCGCGGTCTCGCCACCCCGTGGACCAAGGGCGGTCAGCGTCAGCTCGACCAGATCCGTGCGGCCCGCGGCAAGCGCGCGATCGCCAGCATCGAGGAGGCGCAGGCGCTGAAGGCGACCCTCGAGTCGAAGCCCCTCGTCATCGCCGAGCGCGCCGGCCAGAACGGCCGCCTCTTCGGCGCGGTCGCCTCCAAGGAGGTCGCCGTGGCCGCCAAGGCGACGTTCGACAAGGACATCGACCGCCGCACCGTCGAGTTCGCGGCCCCGATCCGCTCGCTCGGCGAGCACAAGGCGACCGTCCGTCTTCACGAGGACATCTTCGCCAACCTGGTCATCCAGGTCGTCGCCGCCAAGGGCGCCGTCAAGGCCTGA
- a CDS encoding NYN domain-containing protein: protein MTERTTYLLVDGENIDATLGVSVLGRRPHPEERPRWNKLLHYAETTWAQPAKGLFFLAVEDSLPSSFVQALIAMGYKPVPLRGAGKVVDIAIQRTAEALQTRPADVMLVSHDRDFVPQMASLAATVGRRTALIGFREFMATDLQEIPGIEFHDLEYDVAAFTSRLPRVRIIDIDEFDPLEFL from the coding sequence ATGACGGAACGCACCACGTACCTCCTGGTGGACGGGGAGAACATCGACGCCACCCTCGGCGTCTCGGTGCTCGGCCGGCGCCCGCACCCCGAGGAGCGGCCCCGCTGGAACAAGCTCCTCCACTACGCGGAGACGACGTGGGCGCAGCCCGCGAAGGGTCTCTTCTTCCTCGCGGTCGAGGACAGCCTGCCCTCGAGCTTCGTCCAGGCGCTGATCGCGATGGGGTACAAGCCCGTCCCGCTGCGCGGCGCGGGCAAGGTGGTGGACATCGCGATCCAGCGCACCGCCGAGGCGCTCCAGACCCGCCCGGCGGACGTCATGCTGGTCAGCCACGACAGGGACTTCGTCCCGCAGATGGCGTCGCTCGCTGCCACGGTGGGCCGGCGCACCGCCCTCATCGGCTTCCGCGAGTTCATGGCGACGGATCTCCAGGAGATCCCGGGGATCGAGTTCCACGATCTGGAGTACGACGTCGCGGCGTTCACCAGCCGCCTCCCGCGCGTGCGGATCATCGACATCGACGAGTTCGACCCGCTCGAGTTCCTCTGA
- a CDS encoding single-stranded DNA-binding protein, which produces MANDTVITVIGNLTADPELRFTQSGIAVASFTIASTPRTFDRQSNEWKDGEALFLRCSIWRDAAENVAESLEKGARVVAQGRLKQRSFTDREGQNRTSIELDVDEIGPSLRYATAKPTKVQRGGGGGGRGGFGGGAPQGGGQGGYGPQGGGYNGAPQGAPAADPWAGGGNQGGYDDPPF; this is translated from the coding sequence ATGGCGAATGACACCGTCATCACGGTGATCGGCAACCTCACCGCGGACCCGGAGCTGCGTTTCACGCAGTCCGGCATCGCGGTCGCGTCGTTCACCATCGCGTCGACCCCCCGCACCTTCGACCGTCAGTCGAACGAGTGGAAGGACGGCGAGGCGCTGTTCCTGCGCTGCTCCATCTGGCGCGACGCCGCCGAGAACGTGGCGGAGTCGCTGGAGAAGGGCGCCCGCGTGGTCGCGCAGGGCCGTCTCAAGCAGCGCTCCTTCACGGACCGCGAGGGCCAGAACCGCACCAGCATCGAGCTCGACGTCGACGAGATCGGCCCCTCGCTGCGCTACGCCACCGCCAAGCCCACCAAGGTGCAGCGCGGAGGCGGCGGCGGAGGCCGTGGCGGCTTCGGCGGCGGTGCCCCGCAGGGTGGCGGCCAGGGCGGCTACGGCCCCCAGGGCGGCGGCTACAACGGTGCGCCCCAGGGCGCTCCCGCGGCCGATCCGTGGGCCGGGGGCGGCAACCAGGGCGGGTACGACGACCCTCCCTTCTGA
- a CDS encoding transglycosylase domain-containing protein, producing MSDSRGSSRGSSDRSRRAKPSTNGGPRRAAGVRRASGAAPASKGSSRTARSGGASHSGTRSAVPGAKGAAAGSPKGTSRSTPKNASRGASTAGAAKRPSSRTSVKARHAGVAAAAAGAAGARRGRGKKAAATNFVNYPRAGAKSPWRWIPSLRLVVGAMALMVLAGLGLTMWLYSTTDVPEPSDFALAQTSRVYYADGETEMGRFSEVNRTEVPADEIPDTVKQAVVASEDSSFYENRGVSPRGIVRALINNVVGGSRQGGSTITMQYVERYYTGTETSYVGKAREAIMALKIDQELSKDEILSRYLNTIYFGRGAYGVQEASQAYFGKDASELDEAEAALLVAVIPSPSTYDPANDLEVATSRWDRVITRQVAEEQMTPAEADTLEFPETIEPSTENSLGGPEGYLLSEVRKELIAQGFTEEEINTGGLTIVSTISPSIQENTEQAIENLPEDRPESNRVGTVTLDPSTGAIRGMYGGPDYVTQSQNNATQARMQAGSIFKTFTLIAALEDGYPLDSRWDGNSPKSFPGGWEVNNYNDVSYGRVTLAKATTSSVNTAYAEANIEIGPQDTMDTAVALGLPEDTPGLTADASNVLGSASPTVTEMAEVYGTIAAGGVHHDAYIVESVTRPDGSTRYEHEGEESQVLDQDVATNATVALQGPPTEGSARSLQNVMGGRPVAGKTGTSERFRSAWFVGFTPQLVTAVGMFQPGEDGSEQSLTPFGGVTSMTGGSYPTDIWGDIMSTSLEGEEFRYFPQEVTLDNENRERSYTPPPAPDPTTQAPEPTEEPSEEPSEEPSEEPSEEPSEEPSEEPSEEPSEEPSEEPSEEVTSEPADDDNTQPTEEPTSEEQGNGQGAAGRGQGNGRGGGGDSEDGTA from the coding sequence ATGAGCGATTCACGAGGCTCGTCCCGCGGCTCGTCGGATCGATCGCGCCGAGCGAAGCCGTCGACGAACGGCGGTCCGCGACGCGCCGCCGGGGTGCGTCGCGCCTCCGGCGCCGCCCCGGCTTCCAAGGGCAGCAGCCGCACCGCGCGCTCGGGCGGCGCGTCGCACAGCGGGACGCGCTCCGCCGTGCCCGGCGCGAAGGGCGCCGCCGCCGGTTCCCCGAAGGGCACCTCCCGCAGCACGCCCAAGAACGCCTCCCGGGGTGCGTCGACGGCGGGCGCCGCGAAGCGTCCCTCCTCCCGCACCTCTGTGAAGGCGCGCCACGCCGGGGTGGCCGCGGCCGCCGCGGGGGCGGCGGGAGCGCGGCGCGGTCGCGGGAAGAAGGCGGCGGCCACGAACTTCGTGAACTACCCGCGCGCCGGGGCGAAGAGCCCCTGGCGCTGGATCCCCTCGCTGCGCCTGGTGGTGGGCGCGATGGCGCTGATGGTGCTGGCCGGCCTGGGCCTGACCATGTGGCTCTACAGCACCACCGACGTGCCCGAGCCCTCGGACTTCGCCCTCGCCCAGACCAGCCGCGTCTACTACGCCGACGGCGAGACCGAGATGGGCCGCTTCAGCGAGGTGAACCGCACCGAGGTGCCGGCGGACGAGATCCCCGACACCGTCAAGCAGGCCGTCGTGGCCAGCGAGGACTCCAGCTTCTACGAGAACCGCGGCGTGTCCCCCCGCGGCATCGTGCGCGCACTGATCAACAACGTGGTGGGCGGTTCCCGCCAGGGCGGCTCCACGATCACCATGCAGTACGTGGAGCGGTACTACACGGGCACCGAGACCTCCTACGTGGGCAAGGCCCGCGAGGCGATCATGGCCCTGAAGATCGATCAGGAGCTCAGCAAGGACGAGATCCTCTCCCGGTACCTCAACACCATCTACTTCGGCCGCGGCGCCTACGGCGTGCAGGAGGCCTCGCAGGCGTACTTCGGCAAGGACGCCTCGGAGCTCGACGAGGCGGAGGCCGCGCTGCTGGTCGCCGTGATCCCGAGCCCCTCCACTTACGATCCGGCGAACGACCTCGAGGTCGCGACCAGCCGCTGGGACCGCGTGATCACCCGGCAGGTCGCCGAGGAGCAGATGACCCCGGCCGAGGCCGATACGCTCGAGTTCCCCGAGACCATCGAGCCCAGCACGGAGAACTCCCTGGGCGGCCCGGAGGGCTACCTGCTCTCCGAGGTGCGCAAGGAGCTCATCGCGCAGGGCTTCACCGAGGAGGAGATCAACACCGGCGGTCTCACGATCGTCTCCACGATCTCCCCGTCGATCCAGGAGAACACCGAGCAGGCGATCGAGAACCTGCCGGAGGACCGCCCGGAGAGCAACCGCGTGGGCACCGTGACGCTGGACCCCTCCACCGGGGCGATCCGCGGCATGTACGGCGGTCCGGACTACGTCACCCAGTCCCAGAACAACGCCACCCAGGCGCGGATGCAGGCCGGCTCGATCTTCAAGACCTTCACCCTGATCGCGGCCCTCGAGGACGGCTACCCGCTGGACTCCCGCTGGGACGGCAACTCCCCGAAGTCGTTCCCCGGCGGCTGGGAGGTCAACAACTACAACGACGTCTCCTACGGCCGGGTGACCCTCGCGAAGGCGACCACCAGCTCGGTCAACACCGCGTACGCGGAGGCGAACATCGAGATCGGCCCGCAGGACACGATGGACACGGCGGTCGCCCTGGGCCTGCCCGAGGACACCCCCGGCCTCACCGCGGACGCCTCGAACGTGCTCGGCTCCGCCTCGCCCACCGTCACCGAGATGGCGGAGGTCTACGGGACCATCGCCGCGGGCGGCGTGCACCACGACGCCTACATCGTCGAGTCCGTGACCCGGCCCGACGGCTCCACCCGCTACGAGCACGAGGGCGAGGAGTCCCAGGTGCTGGACCAGGACGTCGCCACCAACGCGACCGTCGCGCTCCAGGGCCCGCCCACGGAGGGCTCGGCCCGCAGCCTGCAGAACGTGATGGGCGGGCGGCCCGTCGCCGGCAAGACCGGCACCTCGGAGCGGTTCCGCTCCGCGTGGTTCGTGGGCTTCACCCCGCAGCTGGTCACCGCGGTGGGCATGTTCCAGCCCGGGGAGGACGGCTCCGAGCAGTCGCTCACCCCCTTCGGCGGGGTGACCTCGATGACCGGGGGCTCCTACCCCACCGACATCTGGGGCGACATCATGTCCACCTCCCTGGAGGGCGAGGAGTTCCGCTACTTCCCGCAGGAGGTGACCCTGGACAACGAGAACCGCGAGCGCAGCTACACCCCGCCGCCCGCGCCGGATCCCACCACGCAGGCGCCGGAGCCCACGGAGGAGCCCTCCGAGGAGCCTTCCGAGGAGCCTTCCGAAGAGCCGTCGGAGGAGCCTTCCGAGGAGCCGAGCGAGGAGCCGTCGGAGGAGCCTTCCGAGGAACCCTCCGAGGAACCCAGCGAGGAGGTCACCTCCGAGCCGGCCGACGACGACAACACCCAGCCCACCGAGGAGCCCACCAGCGAGGAGCAGGGCAACGGTCAGGGCGCCGCCGGACGCGGTCAGGGCAACGGCCGCGGCGGCGGGGGAGACTCCGAGGACGGCACCGCGTAG
- a CDS encoding NAD-dependent succinate-semialdehyde dehydrogenase, with translation MATFTTTNPTTGRTEQEYSALEDADVDQVLARTAGAFADWSATPPDRRAAILSRVADAYDARSEELGRLIATEMGKPLEQSIGEARLAGAIYRWYAEHGPELLQPETLDPQGAEESLVQTAPIGPLVGVMPWNYPYYQVARFVAPNLMAGNTILLKHAGICAASAELMERILHEAGVPTDAYLDVRASHEQVARMIADPRVRGVSLTGSEKAGASVAETAAQHLKKSVLELGGSDPLIVLEDGDIDEVARTAATARLSNAGQACNSPKRLIVPNAQLDAFVSAVVEVFRQARLGDPLDEHTDVGPLSSVAARDAVEAQVARAAEQGATVHIGGAATGDQGAFLEPAVLTGVTEEMDAYREEIFGPVAVIHGVDSVDEAVELANDVPFGLSGSVWGNDLERAQEVADRLEVGMAYVNEHGTTLPGLPFGGVKRSGFGRELGRWGMGEFVNVRLRRTAQPVG, from the coding sequence ATGGCTACGTTCACCACGACCAACCCGACCACGGGACGCACCGAGCAGGAGTACTCCGCTCTGGAGGACGCCGACGTCGACCAGGTCCTCGCCCGGACGGCCGGCGCCTTCGCCGACTGGAGCGCGACACCACCGGACCGGCGCGCGGCGATCCTGTCGAGGGTCGCCGACGCCTACGACGCCCGCAGCGAGGAGCTCGGCCGCCTGATCGCGACCGAGATGGGCAAGCCCCTGGAGCAGTCAATCGGGGAGGCCCGGCTGGCCGGGGCGATCTACCGGTGGTACGCCGAGCACGGCCCCGAGCTGCTGCAGCCCGAGACCCTCGATCCGCAGGGCGCCGAGGAGTCACTCGTCCAGACCGCGCCGATCGGCCCCCTCGTCGGCGTCATGCCCTGGAACTACCCCTACTACCAGGTCGCACGCTTCGTCGCCCCCAACCTGATGGCGGGCAACACGATCCTCCTGAAGCACGCGGGGATCTGCGCCGCCTCGGCCGAGCTGATGGAGCGGATCCTCCACGAGGCCGGTGTCCCCACCGACGCCTACCTCGACGTGCGCGCCTCCCACGAGCAGGTCGCCCGGATGATCGCGGATCCTCGCGTGCGGGGCGTCTCCCTCACAGGGAGCGAGAAGGCCGGTGCGTCCGTCGCCGAGACCGCCGCCCAGCACCTCAAGAAGTCGGTGCTCGAGCTCGGCGGCTCCGACCCCCTGATCGTGCTCGAGGACGGCGACATCGACGAGGTCGCCCGCACGGCGGCGACGGCGAGGCTCTCCAACGCGGGGCAGGCCTGCAACTCCCCCAAGCGCCTCATCGTGCCGAACGCCCAGCTGGACGCCTTCGTCAGCGCCGTCGTGGAGGTCTTCCGCCAGGCGCGGCTCGGCGACCCGCTGGACGAGCACACGGACGTGGGCCCTCTGTCCTCCGTCGCGGCGCGCGATGCCGTGGAGGCGCAGGTGGCACGCGCCGCGGAGCAGGGAGCCACCGTGCACATCGGCGGTGCCGCCACCGGCGACCAGGGCGCCTTCCTCGAGCCGGCCGTGCTCACCGGCGTCACCGAGGAGATGGACGCCTACCGGGAGGAGATCTTCGGCCCGGTGGCCGTGATCCACGGCGTGGACTCCGTCGACGAGGCGGTGGAGCTGGCCAACGACGTGCCGTTCGGCCTGAGCGGGTCCGTCTGGGGCAACGACCTCGAGCGCGCCCAGGAGGTTGCGGACCGACTGGAGGTGGGCATGGCCTACGTCAACGAGCACGGCACGACGCTGCCGGGCCTCCCGTTCGGCGGGGTGAAGCGCTCCGGCTTCGGCCGCGAGCTGGGCCGCTGGGGCATGGGGGAGTTCGTCAACGTCCGTCTCCGTCGCACGGCGCAGCCCGTCGGCTGA
- a CDS encoding CCA tRNA nucleotidyltransferase has product MTDPVDETTARRRAASMFAALPAEIHELGRLFEAAGHELALVGGPVRDAVLGRSSADLDFTTSARPEQTEQILRDWTAGGAIWDMGRDFGTLGGVRHGVKVEITTYRTESYDPHSRKPQVEYGDTLEGDLSRRDFTVNAMAVRLPSLELVDPFDGLADLARTLLRTPVTPRQSFTDDPLRMMRAVRFVAQLGFRIEDATADAIEELAERITIVSAERVREELVKLMLGAHPRGGLELLTELGLAAHVLPELPALQLEIDEHHHHKDVYEHTLTVLDQAIDLESPAGSGGPCEGPDLVLRLAALMHDVGKPATRRFEEGGAVTFRFHETVGAKMTAKRMKALTFDKDTTKKVARLVELHLRFHGYVDSPWTDSAVRRYVTDAGDLLQHLHRLTRADVTTRNRRKARTLARAYDELEARIDELAAQEEIDRIRPDLDGNRIMEILDLPPGRAVGEAYQHLLALRMEHGPLGEERAEQELRTWWAARQES; this is encoded by the coding sequence GTGACCGATCCCGTCGACGAGACCACCGCCCGCCGCCGCGCCGCCTCCATGTTCGCGGCGCTGCCGGCGGAGATCCACGAGCTGGGGAGACTGTTCGAGGCCGCCGGGCACGAGCTGGCCCTGGTGGGCGGGCCGGTGCGGGACGCGGTGCTGGGTCGCTCCAGCGCGGATCTGGACTTCACCACCTCCGCCCGCCCGGAGCAGACCGAGCAGATCCTGCGCGACTGGACCGCCGGCGGCGCGATCTGGGACATGGGGCGCGACTTCGGGACCCTGGGCGGGGTGCGCCACGGGGTGAAGGTGGAGATCACCACCTACCGCACCGAGTCCTACGATCCGCACAGCCGCAAGCCGCAGGTCGAGTACGGGGACACCCTCGAGGGTGATCTCTCCCGGCGCGACTTCACCGTCAACGCGATGGCGGTGCGCCTGCCCTCGCTGGAGCTGGTGGACCCCTTCGACGGGCTCGCGGACCTCGCCCGCACCCTGCTGCGCACGCCCGTGACGCCGCGGCAGTCCTTCACCGACGATCCGCTGCGGATGATGCGCGCGGTGCGCTTCGTGGCCCAGCTCGGGTTCCGGATCGAGGACGCCACGGCCGATGCGATCGAGGAGCTCGCCGAGCGGATCACCATCGTCTCCGCGGAACGGGTGCGCGAGGAGCTGGTGAAGCTGATGCTGGGCGCGCACCCGCGCGGCGGGCTGGAGCTGCTCACCGAGCTGGGGCTGGCCGCCCACGTGCTGCCCGAGCTGCCGGCGCTGCAGCTGGAGATCGACGAGCACCACCACCACAAGGACGTCTACGAGCACACCCTCACCGTGCTCGACCAGGCCATCGACCTGGAGAGCCCGGCCGGCTCCGGCGGCCCCTGCGAGGGTCCGGACCTGGTGCTGCGCCTGGCCGCGCTGATGCACGACGTGGGCAAGCCGGCCACGCGGCGCTTCGAGGAGGGCGGGGCGGTCACCTTCCGCTTCCACGAGACGGTGGGCGCGAAGATGACCGCGAAGCGGATGAAGGCGCTCACCTTCGACAAGGACACCACCAAGAAGGTGGCGCGCTTGGTGGAGCTGCACCTGCGCTTCCACGGCTACGTCGACTCGCCCTGGACGGACTCCGCCGTGCGCCGCTACGTCACCGATGCCGGTGACCTGCTCCAGCACCTCCACCGGCTCACCCGCGCGGACGTCACCACCCGCAACCGGCGCAAGGCCCGCACCCTCGCCCGCGCCTACGACGAGCTCGAGGCGCGGATCGACGAGCTCGCCGCGCAGGAGGAGATCGATCGGATCCGCCCCGACCTGGACGGCAACCGGATCATGGAGATCCTCGACCTGCCGCCCGGTCGGGCCGTGGGCGAGGCGTACCAGCACCTGCTGGCTCTGCGGATGGAGCACGGCCCCCTCGGCGAGGAGCGGGCCGAGCAGGAGCTGCGCACCTGGTGGGCGGCGCGCCAGGAGTCCTGA
- the rpsF gene encoding 30S ribosomal protein S6, whose amino-acid sequence MRKYEMVVILDPSVDERTVTGTFEKLVQVIPTEGGTIDNVDVWGKRKFAYEIDKKTEGIYIVLTFTAKSSTAQELDRQLGLNESVLRTKIMRLDAE is encoded by the coding sequence ATGCGCAAGTACGAAATGGTCGTGATCCTCGACCCGTCCGTCGATGAGCGGACCGTCACCGGAACCTTCGAGAAGCTCGTCCAGGTCATCCCGACCGAGGGCGGCACCATCGACAACGTCGACGTCTGGGGCAAGCGGAAGTTCGCCTACGAGATCGACAAGAAGACCGAGGGCATCTACATCGTCCTGACCTTCACCGCGAAGTCCTCCACCGCGCAGGAGCTGGACCGTCAGCTCGGGCTCAACGAGTCCGTCCTGCGCACGAAGATCATGCGTCTCGACGCCGAGTGA
- the fdhA gene encoding formaldehyde dehydrogenase, glutathione-independent — MSHNRAVAYKGPGEVEVIDIDYPTYELKDGPGVNPANVGRQLPHAAILKVVTTNICGSDQHMVRGRTTAPTDLVLGHEITGEVIDTGPGVEFIKKGDLVSVPFNISCGRCEMCKTRRTEICLNVNPDRPGSAYGYVDMGGWVGGQAEYVLVPYADWNLLKFPDRDQAMEKILDLTMLSDIFPTGFHGAVSAGVGPGSSVYIAGAGPVGTAAAVGAQLLGASVVIMADMNADRLANAATFGCETIDVSQEDPRQGIARILGREEVDCGVDAVGFEARGHGKDAKEAPATVLNTLMDVTRAGGALGIPGLYVTGDPGGVDEAAQEGSLSLRLGLGWAKALSFTTGQCPVMKYHRQLMEAILHDKVQIADAVNAAAISLNDAPAGYAKFDSGVATKYVIDPHGVTGKVQPV; from the coding sequence ATGTCACACAACCGCGCGGTCGCGTACAAGGGTCCCGGGGAGGTCGAGGTCATCGACATCGACTACCCCACCTACGAGCTGAAGGACGGGCCCGGGGTCAACCCCGCGAACGTGGGCCGGCAGCTGCCGCACGCCGCGATCCTCAAGGTCGTCACCACGAACATCTGCGGCTCGGACCAGCACATGGTGCGCGGCCGCACCACCGCGCCGACGGATCTGGTGCTGGGGCACGAGATCACGGGCGAGGTGATCGACACCGGCCCCGGGGTCGAGTTCATCAAGAAGGGCGACCTGGTCTCCGTGCCCTTCAACATCTCCTGCGGCCGCTGCGAGATGTGCAAGACGCGTCGCACCGAGATCTGCCTGAACGTGAACCCGGATCGTCCCGGCAGCGCCTACGGCTATGTCGACATGGGCGGCTGGGTGGGCGGCCAGGCCGAGTACGTGCTGGTGCCGTACGCGGACTGGAACCTGCTGAAGTTCCCGGACAGGGACCAGGCGATGGAGAAGATCCTCGACCTCACCATGCTCTCGGACATCTTCCCCACCGGCTTCCACGGCGCGGTCTCCGCGGGGGTGGGCCCGGGCTCGTCGGTGTACATCGCCGGCGCCGGACCGGTGGGCACGGCCGCGGCCGTGGGCGCGCAGCTGCTCGGCGCCTCGGTGGTGATCATGGCGGACATGAACGCCGACCGTCTCGCCAACGCCGCGACGTTCGGCTGCGAGACCATCGACGTCTCGCAGGAGGACCCGCGCCAGGGCATCGCCAGGATCCTGGGCCGCGAGGAGGTGGACTGCGGCGTGGACGCCGTGGGCTTCGAGGCCCGCGGCCACGGCAAGGACGCGAAGGAGGCCCCGGCGACGGTGCTGAACACTCTGATGGACGTGACCCGCGCCGGCGGCGCCCTCGGCATCCCGGGGCTGTACGTGACCGGTGATCCGGGCGGTGTGGACGAGGCCGCGCAGGAGGGCTCGCTCTCGCTGCGGCTGGGCCTGGGCTGGGCGAAGGCGCTCTCCTTCACCACCGGCCAGTGCCCGGTGATGAAGTACCACCGCCAGCTGATGGAGGCGATCCTGCACGACAAGGTCCAGATCGCCGATGCCGTGAACGCCGCGGCGATCTCGCTGAACGACGCCCCGGCCGGGTACGCGAAGTTCGATTCCGGCGTGGCCACCAAGTACGTCATCGATCCCCACGGGGTGACGGGCAAGGTGCAGCCGGTCTGA